The following proteins are encoded in a genomic region of Oncorhynchus kisutch isolate 150728-3 linkage group LG6, Okis_V2, whole genome shotgun sequence:
- the ophn1 gene encoding oligophrenin-1 isoform X2, translating into MGHPPLEFSDCYGDSPDFRERLKCYELELERTSKFLKDVIKDGNSVINAIKGYSVAVHKFSQTLNVFQFDFIGDSLTDDEMNIAESFQEFAGLLQEVEDDRMMLVQNACDLLIKPLEKFRKEQIGVTKERRKKFEKESEKYYSQLDKHLNLSAKKKETQLQEADELLDKERLNFYESSVEYVYQIQQVQDRKKFDVVEPVLAFLHSILTLNNLTVEMTQDFMPYKQELQLSLQNTRNHFESTREEMEELMKRMKHPTQIGKMHGQPTIEGYLYSQEKWALGVSWVKYYCKYHKASKLFVMVSAEPKPATKQGPTELKLKSCFRRKTESIDKRFCFDIETYERNIPVTLQAVSEANRKLWMEAMDGKEPIYHSPIHKQAEMELNEVGFKFVRKCINFVETKGLAQEGVYRTVGSNIQVQKLLNAFFDQKCPGDVDFHSSDWDIKTITSAMKFYLRSLTEPLMTYGLNRDLILAAKSDSLDDRLGAIHSLTYKLPEKNREMLSLLIEHLVNVCSNSGDNLMTPSNMGVIFGPTLMRAEEETVAAMLDIKFQNIVVEILIEDYTKIFCTAPEESSTAPPMPPPRITPRKRQPITISKRTPRVYPAVNYGQLQNIENDQNGSRPEGVEAGRDTPTSPTPLQRTKPITAPPRLPREPPQRQALLPRPSIRQDRHSDSNVVKLVAKLPDGGQRPDATANGETGVTVNRAQSFQGRRPPRSVAVIREENDGVIKTRSPAEKPAICRPPTRPPDPPSRYPAPHKSPTATPSEDTPASYVASKAKFFENASRKFGSSSVSPPASTLLNVKEENLS; encoded by the exons gtTATTCTGTGGCAGTTCATAAGTTCTCCCAGACACTCAACGTGTTCCAGTTCGACTTCATTGGTGATTCCCTGACAGATGACGAGATGAATATTG CGGAATCTTTCCAAGAGTTTGCTGGTCTCCTACAGGAAGTGGAGGATGACCGGATGATGCTG GTTCAGAATGCTTGTGATCTGCTTATCAAGCCACTGGAGAAGTTTCGCAAGGAGCAAATAGGAGTGACAAAA GAAAGAAGGAAGAAGTTTGAGAAAGAAAGCGAAAAATATTACTCTCAGTTAGATAAACATCTGAATTTGTCTGCTAAGAAGAAGGAAACTCAGCTGCAGGAG GCTGACGAGCTGCTGGACAAAGAGAGGCTGAACTTCTATGAGTCGTCAGTGGAGTATGTGTACCAGATCCAGCAGGTGCAGGACCGAAAGAAGTTTGATGTGGTGGAGCCT GTGCTGGCATTTCTTCACAGTATCCTAACACTCAACAATCTGACGGTGGAGATGACTCAGGACTTCATGCCCTATAAGCAGGAGCTGCAGCTCAGCTTGCAGAAT ACGCGGAACCACTTCGAGAGCACTCGTGAGGAGATGGAGGAGCTGATGAAGAGAATGAAGCATCCAACCCAGATCGGCAAAATGCACGGCCAACCAACCATTGAGGGCTACCTGTACTCTCAGGAGAAGT GGGCCTTGGGTGTGTCATGGGTGAAGTACTACTGCAAGTATCACAAAGCCAGCAAGCTGTTTGTCATGGTCTCTGCTGAACCAAAACCCGCAACCAAACAG GGCCCCACAGAGCTGAAGCTTAAATCCTGCTTCCGCCGAAAGACAGAGTCCATAGACAAGCGCTTCTGCTTTGATATCGAAACTTACGAGAG AAACATACCTGTAACTCTCCAGGCTGTTTCGGAGGCCAACAGGAAGTTATGGATGGAGGCCATGGATGGAAAAGAGCCT ATTTATCATTCCCCAATTCACAAGCAAGCTGAAA TGGAATTGAATGAAGTTGGATTCAAGTTTGTAAGAAAATGCATTAACTTCGTTGAAACTAAAG GACTCGCACAAGAAGGAGTATACAGAACTGTTGGCAGTAACATCCAAGTGCAGAAGCTTTTAAATGCTTTCTTTG ACCAGAAATGCCCAGGGGATGTGGATTTCCACAGCAGCGACTGGGACATTAAAACCATCACAAGTGCCATGAAGTTTTATCTCCG GAGTTTAACAGAGCCTCTGATGACCTACGGTCTCAACAGGGACCTCATCTTAGCAGCAA AATCAGATAGTCTAGATGATCGACTGGGTGCAATCCACTCCCTGACATACAAACTCCCAGAGAAGAATCGAGAAATGTTAAGCCTACTGATCGAACACCTGGTGAA TGTCTGCAGCAACAGTGGAGACAACCTGATGACCCCCTCCAACATGGGCGTGATCTTTGGCCCCACCCTCATGAGGGCAGAGGAAGAGACTGTGGCAGCCATGTTGGATATAAAGTTCCAGAACATTGTTGTTGAGATTCTAATCGAGGACTACACCAAG ATCTTCTGCACTGCGCCAGAGGAGAGTTCCACAGCCCCACCCATGCCGCCTCCAAGGATTACCCCAAGGAAACGGCAACCAATCACCATCTCCAAGCGCACGCCCCGCGTCTACCCAGCAGTTAATTATGGCCAGCTCCAGAACATTGAGA ATGATCAGAATGGTAGCAGACCAGAGGGAGTGGAGGCTGGCAGGGACACCCCAACAAGCCCTACACCTCTCCAAAGGACCAAACCCATAACTGCCCCTCCACGGCTCCCTCGGGAACCTCCTCAGAGGCAGGCCCTCCTGCCCAGGCCATCCATCCGCCAGGACAGACACTCAGACTCTAACGTTGTCAAACTGGTTGCTAAGCTACCGGATGGAGGTCAGAGGCCAGATGCAACAGCCAATGGAGAGACGGGAGTCACTGTTAACCGAGCGCAGTCCTTCCAAGGCAGAAGACCACCTCGAAGTGTTGCGGTCATTCGAGAAG AAAATGACGGTGTGATCAAAACGAGGTCTCCAGCTGAAAAGCCTGCCATCTGCAGACCTCCAACCAGACCCCCTGACCCCCCTAGCCGATACCCTGCACCCCACAAGAGCCCCACTGCAACCCCCAGCGAGGACACCCCGGCGTCGTA cGTTGCTTCCAAAGCCAAGTTTTTTGAGAATGCTTCAAGGAAATTTGGAAG CTCATCGGTCTCACCTCCAGCATCTACTTTGCTCAATGTGAAAGAAGAG AATTTAAGTTGA
- the ophn1 gene encoding oligophrenin-1 isoform X1: MGHPPLEFSDCYGDSPDFRERLKCYELELERTSKFLKDVIKDGNSVINAIKGYSVAVHKFSQTLNVFQFDFIGDSLTDDEMNIAESFQEFAGLLQEVEDDRMMLVQNACDLLIKPLEKFRKEQIGVTKERRKKFEKESEKYYSQLDKHLNLSAKKKETQLQEADELLDKERLNFYESSVEYVYQIQQVQDRKKFDVVEPVLAFLHSILTLNNLTVEMTQDFMPYKQELQLSLQNTRNHFESTREEMEELMKRMKHPTQIGKMHGQPTIEGYLYSQEKWALGVSWVKYYCKYHKASKLFVMVSAEPKPATKQGPTELKLKSCFRRKTESIDKRFCFDIETYERNIPVTLQAVSEANRKLWMEAMDGKEPIYHSPIHKQAEMELNEVGFKFVRKCINFVETKGLAQEGVYRTVGSNIQVQKLLNAFFDQKCPGDVDFHSSDWDIKTITSAMKFYLRSLTEPLMTYGLNRDLILAAKSDSLDDRLGAIHSLTYKLPEKNREMLSLLIEHLVNVCSNSGDNLMTPSNMGVIFGPTLMRAEEETVAAMLDIKFQNIVVEILIEDYTKIFCTAPEESSTAPPMPPPRITPRKRQPITISKRTPRVYPAVNYGQLQNIENDQNGSRPEGVEAGRDTPTSPTPLQRTKPITAPPRLPREPPQRQALLPRPSIRQDRHSDSNVVKLVAKLPDGGQRPDATANGETGVTVNRAQSFQGRRPPRSVAVIREAENDGVIKTRSPAEKPAICRPPTRPPDPPSRYPAPHKSPTATPSEDTPASYVASKAKFFENASRKFGSSSVSPPASTLLNVKEENLS, encoded by the exons gtTATTCTGTGGCAGTTCATAAGTTCTCCCAGACACTCAACGTGTTCCAGTTCGACTTCATTGGTGATTCCCTGACAGATGACGAGATGAATATTG CGGAATCTTTCCAAGAGTTTGCTGGTCTCCTACAGGAAGTGGAGGATGACCGGATGATGCTG GTTCAGAATGCTTGTGATCTGCTTATCAAGCCACTGGAGAAGTTTCGCAAGGAGCAAATAGGAGTGACAAAA GAAAGAAGGAAGAAGTTTGAGAAAGAAAGCGAAAAATATTACTCTCAGTTAGATAAACATCTGAATTTGTCTGCTAAGAAGAAGGAAACTCAGCTGCAGGAG GCTGACGAGCTGCTGGACAAAGAGAGGCTGAACTTCTATGAGTCGTCAGTGGAGTATGTGTACCAGATCCAGCAGGTGCAGGACCGAAAGAAGTTTGATGTGGTGGAGCCT GTGCTGGCATTTCTTCACAGTATCCTAACACTCAACAATCTGACGGTGGAGATGACTCAGGACTTCATGCCCTATAAGCAGGAGCTGCAGCTCAGCTTGCAGAAT ACGCGGAACCACTTCGAGAGCACTCGTGAGGAGATGGAGGAGCTGATGAAGAGAATGAAGCATCCAACCCAGATCGGCAAAATGCACGGCCAACCAACCATTGAGGGCTACCTGTACTCTCAGGAGAAGT GGGCCTTGGGTGTGTCATGGGTGAAGTACTACTGCAAGTATCACAAAGCCAGCAAGCTGTTTGTCATGGTCTCTGCTGAACCAAAACCCGCAACCAAACAG GGCCCCACAGAGCTGAAGCTTAAATCCTGCTTCCGCCGAAAGACAGAGTCCATAGACAAGCGCTTCTGCTTTGATATCGAAACTTACGAGAG AAACATACCTGTAACTCTCCAGGCTGTTTCGGAGGCCAACAGGAAGTTATGGATGGAGGCCATGGATGGAAAAGAGCCT ATTTATCATTCCCCAATTCACAAGCAAGCTGAAA TGGAATTGAATGAAGTTGGATTCAAGTTTGTAAGAAAATGCATTAACTTCGTTGAAACTAAAG GACTCGCACAAGAAGGAGTATACAGAACTGTTGGCAGTAACATCCAAGTGCAGAAGCTTTTAAATGCTTTCTTTG ACCAGAAATGCCCAGGGGATGTGGATTTCCACAGCAGCGACTGGGACATTAAAACCATCACAAGTGCCATGAAGTTTTATCTCCG GAGTTTAACAGAGCCTCTGATGACCTACGGTCTCAACAGGGACCTCATCTTAGCAGCAA AATCAGATAGTCTAGATGATCGACTGGGTGCAATCCACTCCCTGACATACAAACTCCCAGAGAAGAATCGAGAAATGTTAAGCCTACTGATCGAACACCTGGTGAA TGTCTGCAGCAACAGTGGAGACAACCTGATGACCCCCTCCAACATGGGCGTGATCTTTGGCCCCACCCTCATGAGGGCAGAGGAAGAGACTGTGGCAGCCATGTTGGATATAAAGTTCCAGAACATTGTTGTTGAGATTCTAATCGAGGACTACACCAAG ATCTTCTGCACTGCGCCAGAGGAGAGTTCCACAGCCCCACCCATGCCGCCTCCAAGGATTACCCCAAGGAAACGGCAACCAATCACCATCTCCAAGCGCACGCCCCGCGTCTACCCAGCAGTTAATTATGGCCAGCTCCAGAACATTGAGA ATGATCAGAATGGTAGCAGACCAGAGGGAGTGGAGGCTGGCAGGGACACCCCAACAAGCCCTACACCTCTCCAAAGGACCAAACCCATAACTGCCCCTCCACGGCTCCCTCGGGAACCTCCTCAGAGGCAGGCCCTCCTGCCCAGGCCATCCATCCGCCAGGACAGACACTCAGACTCTAACGTTGTCAAACTGGTTGCTAAGCTACCGGATGGAGGTCAGAGGCCAGATGCAACAGCCAATGGAGAGACGGGAGTCACTGTTAACCGAGCGCAGTCCTTCCAAGGCAGAAGACCACCTCGAAGTGTTGCGGTCATTCGAGAAG CAGAAAATGACGGTGTGATCAAAACGAGGTCTCCAGCTGAAAAGCCTGCCATCTGCAGACCTCCAACCAGACCCCCTGACCCCCCTAGCCGATACCCTGCACCCCACAAGAGCCCCACTGCAACCCCCAGCGAGGACACCCCGGCGTCGTA cGTTGCTTCCAAAGCCAAGTTTTTTGAGAATGCTTCAAGGAAATTTGGAAG CTCATCGGTCTCACCTCCAGCATCTACTTTGCTCAATGTGAAAGAAGAG AATTTAAGTTGA